Within Kutzneria chonburiensis, the genomic segment TCAATGTCAACGGCGTCGAGATCGAGGCGGACACGTTCGGGGAGCCGGGGCGGGCGGCGGTGTTGCTGCTGTCCGGCGCGACCGACTCGAAGGAGTTCTGGCGGCCCGAGTTCTGCCAACGCCTGGCCGAGAAGACCGGGCTGGTCATCCGCTACGACATGCGGGACACCGGCCAGTCGACGACGTACCCGGTGGGCGAACCGGGCTACACGCTGCACGACCTGGCCGCCGACGCGGTGGCGCTGCTGGATCACTTCGAGGTGCGGCGGGCCCACGTGGTCGGCTTCTCGATGGGCGGCGCGGTGGCGCAGATCCTCGGCATCAGCCACGCCGACCGGGTGGCCTCGCTGACGCTGATGGCCACCAGCTCCGGCGAGCCGGACCTGCCCGAACCGACCGACCGCATCAAGGCGTTCTTCGACGCGGACAAGCCGACCGACGGGGTCGAAGCGGCGCTGGCCGGCTGGCGCGCCCACGCGGCGCAGTCGGTGCCGTTCGACGAGACGGCGGCGCGGGAGCGCATCCGCCACGATCGGGCCCGGGCCAAGAACATCGAGGCCGCGACCAACGTGTTCAAGACCGAGCGCATCGACAACTGGTACCCGCGGCTGGGCGAGATCGGTGCGCCGACGCTGGTCATCCAGAACGACGAGGACCCGCTCTTCACCGCGGCGCACGGCGAGTCGCTGGCCAAGGCGATTCCGGGGGCGGAGCTGCTGACGCTCAAACAGGTCGGGCACGAGCTGCCGCCCCGCGCGTGGGACACGGTGATCGACGCGATCGCCGAGATGGCCACCGACGACTGGGACCTGCGTGCCGATCGCCTTGCCGCGCAGTCGATCGCGGTCGGCGACCCGACGGGATGGTTCGACCGCCTGTACGGCGAGGGCGTGCGCGGCGAGGTCCTGATGCCGTGGAACCGCCAGCACCCGCACCCGATCCTGGCCGAGTACCTCGACGGCAAGACCGGCAAGGGCAAGGGTCTTGTCGTCGGCTGCGGGCTCGGCGTCGACGCGGAGTTCCTGCGCGGCAAGGGGTTCGACACCACGGCGTTCGACGTCTCCGAGACGGCGATCGAGGTGGCCCGCGAGCGGCATCCCGGTATCGACTTCCAGGTCGCCGACCTGTTCAACCTGCCGCCGGAGTGGTTGCGGGCCTTCGACTTCATCGTCGAGATCTTCACCGTGCAGGCCCTGCCGGAGTCGGTGCGGGACAAGGCAACCGCCGCGGTCGGCAGCCTGCTCGCGCCCGGCGGCACGCTGTTCGTGGTCGCCGTGTCCCGTGACGAGGGCACGATCGCGGACGGCCCGCCGTGGCCGCTGACCCGAAGCCAGGTCGACGGGTTCGCGGTCGACGGCGTCACCCCGGTGTCCGTCGAGGAACGCGACCAGCGCTGGATCGGAGTCTTCACGCGATGAGCCTGTCCAGCCGGGGCCTGGCCCGCCTCTACGACACGCTCCGCCGGCATGTCGACGGCGGTGCCTGCCCCGGTCTGGTCAGCGTGATCAGCCGCCGCGGCGAGACCCACGTTGACGTGATCGGGGACGTCCAGCGGGACACCGTCTTCCGGGTCAGCTCCATGACCAAACCGATCACCGCGGCGCTGGCCATGGTGCTGGTGGAGCAGGGCCGGTTACGGCTGGACGACCCGGTCGACGAGCTGCTGCCCGAGCTGGCCGACCGCCGCGTGCTCACGTCGATCGACGCCCCGCTCGACGACACGGTGAAAGCCGACCGCCCCATCACGGTGCGGGACCTGCTGACGTTTCGCCTCGGCTGGGGCGGCATCTTCGCCCCGCCCGGCACCCATCCCGTGCAGGCCGCCGCGGCGGAGCTGAAACTGGGCCTCGGCGATCATCCGCCGCGCCCGGCCGAGCCGCCCGAGCCGGACGAGTGGCTGCGCCGGTTCGGCACGCTGCCGCTGCTCAGCCAGCCGGGGGAGCGGTGGATGTACCACGCGGGCTCGGAGGTGCTGGGCGTGCTGCTGGCCCGCGCCACCGGGCGCACGCTCGGCGAAGCCATGCGGGAGCACCTGTTCGAGCCGCTGGGCATGATCGACACCGGTTTCCACGTGCCGGAGCACAACCTGCACCGGCTCAGGACGAGCTACGGCGAGGGCGGCCAGGTCTTCGATCCCGTCGACGGCCAGTGGAGCCGGCCGCCGGCGTTCGAGGCCGGCGGCGGCGGGCTGGTCGCCACCGCCGACGACTACCTGGCCTTCGCGACCATGTTGCTGCGCAACGGAAAGAACGGCCGGGACCGGATACTGTCCCGGCCTTCGGTCGAGCTGATGACCACCGACCACCTCACCGCCGAGCAGCACGCCACCGACGGCTTCTGGCCCGGTTTCTTCGGCGAGTACCGGGGTTGGGGCTTCGGCGTGCAGGTCGTCACCAAACGTGACCAGCTGTGGGCCACGCCCGGCCGCTACGGCTGGGACGGCGGACTCGGCACGTCCTGGCACAACGACCCGGCCGAGGAGCTCACCGCCGTGCTGATGACCCAGCAGACCGCGTTTCCGCTGACTTCCGCGCTGTACCTGGACTTCTGGAACGGCGTCTACGCCTCACTGGACGACTGATAGCCCTTCTCCTGCAACACCCACGTGTTGCCGTCCGGGTCGGCGAAGTCGGCGAACGAGTTGTAGTCGGTGTGCTCCGGGTCGACGCCGGGCTGCCAGCCGTCCTTCATGTGCCGGACCTCGCTGACGGCCAATCCCTTGGCCGCCAACGATTCCCGTACCGCGGCGAGGTCACTCACGACCAGGTGCAGGCCCTTGACCGTGCCCGGTTCGGCGTCGGTGATGCCGACGCCGAACGCGATCGAGCAGGCCGAGCCCGGCGGATCCATCTGCACCACCCGGAAGGTGTCGCCGGCCCGGTGGTCGACGTGCACGGCGAAGCCGCACTTCTCGGCGTAGAACGCCTTGGCCCGGTCAACATCGGCAACCGGCAGCAACACGAGCTCCAGCTTCAGTTCCACGCGGCCAAGCGTGCCACATGCGCTTCCTATGTGGCATCAGGCGCCACATAGGAAGCGCATGTGGCGGAACAGGCGGGGGTGTGGCGGGGGCGGGAGTAGGCTGGAGGTCAGCCGGCGTCCGGGCCGGTGAGCATCTTCAGCGTCGTCACCGTGTAGGACAGCGAGCCGCGGAAGCCGGCGCCGGTGCGCACGGGCGCCAGGTCGGCCAGTTCCTCGCCGGGCGCGGCGAAGAAGGTCAGCGAGCTGGTGCCGCTCCAGTTGTTGCCGACGACCGGGGTGTCCAGCACGGACTGGGTCAGCTCGTGCACGGACGGGTTGCGGTACTGGCCGGCGAGCAGGCGCGGGAAGTGGCGCAGGTTCACGATCGGCCGGCCCAGCGCGGGCAGCGTGGCCGACGGCGACTGGAGGGTGATCTGCGCTTCGGCCAGCCGCCGCCCGTTGGCCGACAGGCTGGCGCCGAAGCGGCCGCCGGGGCCGACGATCGGGGATGCCTGGCCCGGCACGGCGAACGCCCGCGTCTGCCGGATCGAGCCCATCTTTTTTGGGAAGCCCTGGAACCAGCCGCGGGCCAGCGCCGCGTCGTTGTCCACCCAGATGTACGGGCACCAGGCCACGGCCCGGCCCTGGAACTGGGCGTCCATCAGGATCAGGAACTCGGAGTACTGGCTGCGCACCGGATCCAGGTACTCCTGCTGGGAACCGGCCCACTGCCAGTCGATGAACAGCGCGTAGGCGTGGCCGCTGGTGGTGGGGTCGGGGGTCAGCCCGGCCGGCAGCGCGGCCTGCGCGGCGGCCGGCGTGGTCCAGAACTCGACGCCGACCACGTCGCCGGCGTAGTGCCACGGCGGCTCGGGCACGATGTTGGCCGTGCCCTTCGGGCTCAGCGGCAGGCTGTAGCCGAGCAGTTCGTTGGGCGGCAACGGGTCGGCCACGGCCGGCGCCGCCATCGCCGCGGCGCCGACGGTGGCGATGCCGCTCGCCAGCACGCTCCGTCTCCCGATCTCGGACACGCGTTCCTCCTTGTGCGGGTGGGACTACGCCGCGAAACTACCCGCGGCGGCGGACCCGCCCTGCGGTGATCGACTGCTCGATGCCTTACCACTGCCCGAAAAGCCGACACCACCGGAGAACCGGCCGAGTCAGTCCACCGGCGGGAAAACGCGATCCAGGTTGTAGTCCAACGTGGCCAGCACCTTCTCGGCGGTCGCGGTCCCGACCAGCACGTCCGGCCCCATCCCGTTGGCCACGGCGATCAGCGTCGCCACCTCACGTTCGGGATCCAGCCACGCCGGCGAGGCGCCGGCGGCCTGGGAATCCCTGATCAGGCCGGCAAAGAAGGCCGCCAGCTCGTCCGTGCCGTCGCCGCGGAACGCCTCGCCCATGTCCGGATCATTCAGTGCCCGCACGAAAAACGCGATGAACACCAGGGAAACCATCCGCCCGTGCTCGTCGACCGGCACGAGTTCGAGCAGCGAGGCCCGGATGATCTCCCGGGCCGTCGGCTCGCGGCCGAGGTCCAGCCGGGCCCGCACACGTTGTTCCAGCACCTCGTTCAGGTGCTTGAGCGCGTACAGCAGCATCCCGTGCTTGGTCTCGAAGTAGTACTGCACGAGCCGCATCGAGACGCCGGCCTCGGCCGCGACCTGGCGCAGGCTCACCGATTCCAGCCCGGACGTGCTGGCCAGCCGCCAGACCGCCGCGGCGATCTCCTGCCGCCGCTGCTCATGGTCGACCACTTTCGGCACCCGCGGCTCCTCACGATCTGTTATGGTGCGATCGCACCATAAAAACACGTGTCGATCAAACTCGGGGGAGAACATGAGCAAGCAGACCTGTGACGCGCTCCAGACCGTGGCCGCGCTGATCGGCATCCACAGCGGCGTGCTGCCGTTCGTGTTCAGGCTGATCGGCCGCGGCCCGTCCGGCCTGGCCCTGCCGCTCTACCTGCCGGACCCGGCCGCGCTGATCGTGGCCGGGTCCGTGCTGGTGGCGAGCGTCGCGGCGCTGTGGCTGCTGGAGAACGCCAAGAAGCGCGCGGTCTCCTAGACCGCTGCCGTCGGCTCCTCGCGGAACTGCGTGTTGTGCAGGTCCGCATAACGTCCGCCGGCGGCCATCAGCGCGGCGTGGGTGCCCCGCTCCACCACCGTGCCGTCCTCGATCACCAGGATCTGGTCGGCGCTGCGGATGGTGGACAGGCGGTGCGCGATGACCAGCGCGGTCCGGCCCTGCAATGCCTCGGTCAGCGCGGCCTGCACCGCGACCTCCGACTCGGAGTCCAGGTGCGCGGTCGCCTCGTCCAGGATCACCACGCGGGGCCGGGCCAGCAGCAGCCGGGCGATGGTCAGCCGCTGCCGCTCGCCGCCGGACAGCCGGTAGCCGCGTTCACCGACCACGGTCTCCAGGCCGTCGGGCAGGCTCCGGATCAGGTCGCCGAGGCGGGCCCGCTCGATCGCGTCCCACACCTCGTCGTCGGTGGCGTCCGGCCGCGCGTAGCGCAGGTTGGCGTCGATGGTGTCGTGGAACAGGTGCCCGTCCTGGGTCACCACGCCGACCGCGCCCCGCACGTCGTCGAACGACAGCCGGCGAACGTCCACATCGGACAGCCGAACCGCGCCCGAGTTCACGTCGTACAGCCGCGGCACCAGCGAGGCCAGTGTCGACTTGCCGGCGCCGGAGGACCCGACCAGCGCCACGAGCTGCCCGGGCTCGGCCCGGAAACTGATGCCGTGCAACACTTCCTGGCCGCCGCGGGTGTCCAGGTTGGCCACCGCCTCCAGCGAGGCCAGCGACACCTGGTCGGCCGACGGGTAGCCGAACCGCACGTCGTCGAACTCGACCGACACCGGGCCCGTCGGCAGCGGCTCGGTGCGCTCGGCCTCCTGGATCATCGGACGCACGTCCAGCACCTCGAAGACCCGCTCGAACGACACCAGGGCGGTCATGATGTCCACGCGGGCGTTGGCCAGCGCGGCCAGCGGCGTGTAGAGCCGGGTCAGCAGCAGCGCCAGCGACACCACGGTGCCGGCGGCCAGCTGCCCGGTCAGCGCCAGCCAACCGCCGACGCCGTACACGACGGCCTGGGCCACGGTCGGCAGCAGCGACATGCCGGTGAGGAACCAGCGGGTGGCCATCGCCGACTTCACGCCGATGTCCCGCACCCGGCGGGCCTTGTCGCCGAACTCCTCGGCCTCGGCCTTGGGCCGGCCGAACAGCTTGACCAGGGTGGCCCCCGGCGCGGAGAAGCGCTCGGTCATCTGGTTGGTCATCGACGCGTTCAGCCCGGCGGCCTCCCGCTCCAGCCCGGCCATCCGGGTGCCCATCCGCCTGGCCGGCAACAGGAACGCCGGCAGCAGCACCAGCGCCAGCAGCGTGACCTGCCACGACAGCGACAGCATCACGACCAGCGTCAGCACCAGCTGGATCACGTTGGTGACCAGGCCCGACAGGGAGGACGTGAACGCGCGCTGCGCGCCGATCACGTCGTTGTTCAGGCGGCTGACCAGTGCGCCGGTCCGCGTCCGGGTGAAGAAGGCGACCGGCATGCGCTGCACGTGCTCGAACACCGTGCGGCGCAGATCGTAGATCAGGCCCTCGCCGATCCGTGACGACTGCCAGCGCTCGACCAGGCTGGTGCCCGCGCTGACCAGGGCGACCAGCGCGATCAGCAGGGCCAGTCCGACCACCACGCCGATGGCCGCCCTGGTGATGATCGCGTCGACCACCCGGCCGGCCAGCACCGGCGTGCTCACGGCGAGGAACGCGTCCACCACCGTCAGCGCGAGGAACACCCCGAGCTTGCCCCAGTGCGGGCGGGCGAACTCCAGCACCCGCCGCAGGGTCCCGCGGCGCACCTGGCTGGGCGTGTCCGCCCTGGCCATCGCCCCGCGCATCAACATCCAGGAATCCATGATCCCCCCGACCTCGAGTGTTCCGACGACCGGGGAACCGGGCCGTCTACCCTTCTATTCCATGTACCTCGGCGTCGACGCTGGCGGCACCAACACGAGGGCGGTGCTCGTCGACGCGGACGGCGCCGTGCTCGGCACCGGCAAGGCCGCCGGCGCCAATCCTGTGGCCCACGGCGTCGAGCACGCCGGCCGGCAACTGGAGTCGGCGCTCCGGCAGGCCTTGGGAGACTTTACTGCCGCCCGCGTCACTTCCGCCGTGATCGGTCTCGCCGGCGGGCCCACGGCCGGCCGCCCGCTGCTCGACGAGGTCGCCCGCGTGGCCCGTGACCTGGGCATTGTCGTGCCGCGGGTGGTCAGCGACGTGGAGGTGGCCTTCGC encodes:
- a CDS encoding alpha/beta fold hydrolase encodes the protein MIVNVNGVEIEADTFGEPGRAAVLLLSGATDSKEFWRPEFCQRLAEKTGLVIRYDMRDTGQSTTYPVGEPGYTLHDLAADAVALLDHFEVRRAHVVGFSMGGAVAQILGISHADRVASLTLMATSSGEPDLPEPTDRIKAFFDADKPTDGVEAALAGWRAHAAQSVPFDETAARERIRHDRARAKNIEAATNVFKTERIDNWYPRLGEIGAPTLVIQNDEDPLFTAAHGESLAKAIPGAELLTLKQVGHELPPRAWDTVIDAIAEMATDDWDLRADRLAAQSIAVGDPTGWFDRLYGEGVRGEVLMPWNRQHPHPILAEYLDGKTGKGKGLVVGCGLGVDAEFLRGKGFDTTAFDVSETAIEVARERHPGIDFQVADLFNLPPEWLRAFDFIVEIFTVQALPESVRDKATAAVGSLLAPGGTLFVVAVSRDEGTIADGPPWPLTRSQVDGFAVDGVTPVSVEERDQRWIGVFTR
- a CDS encoding serine hydrolase domain-containing protein, which produces MSLSSRGLARLYDTLRRHVDGGACPGLVSVISRRGETHVDVIGDVQRDTVFRVSSMTKPITAALAMVLVEQGRLRLDDPVDELLPELADRRVLTSIDAPLDDTVKADRPITVRDLLTFRLGWGGIFAPPGTHPVQAAAAELKLGLGDHPPRPAEPPEPDEWLRRFGTLPLLSQPGERWMYHAGSEVLGVLLARATGRTLGEAMREHLFEPLGMIDTGFHVPEHNLHRLRTSYGEGGQVFDPVDGQWSRPPAFEAGGGGLVATADDYLAFATMLLRNGKNGRDRILSRPSVELMTTDHLTAEQHATDGFWPGFFGEYRGWGFGVQVVTKRDQLWATPGRYGWDGGLGTSWHNDPAEELTAVLMTQQTAFPLTSALYLDFWNGVYASLDD
- a CDS encoding VOC family protein codes for the protein MELKLELVLLPVADVDRAKAFYAEKCGFAVHVDHRAGDTFRVVQMDPPGSACSIAFGVGITDAEPGTVKGLHLVVSDLAAVRESLAAKGLAVSEVRHMKDGWQPGVDPEHTDYNSFADFADPDGNTWVLQEKGYQSSSEA
- a CDS encoding acetoacetate decarboxylase family protein, encoding MSEIGRRSVLASGIATVGAAAMAAPAVADPLPPNELLGYSLPLSPKGTANIVPEPPWHYAGDVVGVEFWTTPAAAQAALPAGLTPDPTTSGHAYALFIDWQWAGSQQEYLDPVRSQYSEFLILMDAQFQGRAVAWCPYIWVDNDAALARGWFQGFPKKMGSIRQTRAFAVPGQASPIVGPGGRFGASLSANGRRLAEAQITLQSPSATLPALGRPIVNLRHFPRLLAGQYRNPSVHELTQSVLDTPVVGNNWSGTSSLTFFAAPGEELADLAPVRTGAGFRGSLSYTVTTLKMLTGPDAG
- a CDS encoding TetR/AcrR family transcriptional regulator; this translates as MPKVVDHEQRRQEIAAAVWRLASTSGLESVSLRQVAAEAGVSMRLVQYYFETKHGMLLYALKHLNEVLEQRVRARLDLGREPTAREIIRASLLELVPVDEHGRMVSLVFIAFFVRALNDPDMGEAFRGDGTDELAAFFAGLIRDSQAAGASPAWLDPEREVATLIAVANGMGPDVLVGTATAEKVLATLDYNLDRVFPPVD
- a CDS encoding ABC transporter ATP-binding protein; translation: MDSWMLMRGAMARADTPSQVRRGTLRRVLEFARPHWGKLGVFLALTVVDAFLAVSTPVLAGRVVDAIITRAAIGVVVGLALLIALVALVSAGTSLVERWQSSRIGEGLIYDLRRTVFEHVQRMPVAFFTRTRTGALVSRLNNDVIGAQRAFTSSLSGLVTNVIQLVLTLVVMLSLSWQVTLLALVLLPAFLLPARRMGTRMAGLEREAAGLNASMTNQMTERFSAPGATLVKLFGRPKAEAEEFGDKARRVRDIGVKSAMATRWFLTGMSLLPTVAQAVVYGVGGWLALTGQLAAGTVVSLALLLTRLYTPLAALANARVDIMTALVSFERVFEVLDVRPMIQEAERTEPLPTGPVSVEFDDVRFGYPSADQVSLASLEAVANLDTRGGQEVLHGISFRAEPGQLVALVGSSGAGKSTLASLVPRLYDVNSGAVRLSDVDVRRLSFDDVRGAVGVVTQDGHLFHDTIDANLRYARPDATDDEVWDAIERARLGDLIRSLPDGLETVVGERGYRLSGGERQRLTIARLLLARPRVVILDEATAHLDSESEVAVQAALTEALQGRTALVIAHRLSTIRSADQILVIEDGTVVERGTHAALMAAGGRYADLHNTQFREEPTAAV